A DNA window from Paraclostridium bifermentans contains the following coding sequences:
- the dapA gene encoding 4-hydroxy-tetrahydrodipicolinate synthase encodes MLFKGSGVALVTPFNETGVDFNKLGELIEYHIENKTDALIVCGTTGESTTMSDEEQFAVIDFTVKKVNKRIPVIAGTGSNNTMHSVYLSKEAEKLGVDGLLVITPYYNKTNQRGLKLHFETIAASTKLPIILYNVPGRTGVNIKPSVIAELAEIKNIVAVKEASGDLAQVAEIARLVPEGFAIYSGNDDSILPLLSLGGVGVISVVANICPKETHDLVEKFLNGDVEGSRKLQLGMKSLIDKLFIEVNPIPVKTAMNLLGFEVGDLRLPLAPMEESNLKTLRDELVNYGFEL; translated from the coding sequence ATGTTATTTAAGGGATCTGGAGTTGCTTTAGTTACTCCTTTTAATGAAACTGGTGTAGATTTCAATAAACTTGGAGAATTAATAGAATACCATATAGAAAATAAAACGGATGCATTAATAGTTTGTGGGACTACTGGAGAATCTACAACTATGTCAGATGAAGAGCAATTTGCAGTTATAGATTTTACTGTTAAAAAAGTAAATAAAAGAATACCTGTTATAGCTGGAACAGGTTCTAATAATACTATGCATTCAGTTTACTTAAGCAAAGAAGCTGAAAAATTAGGAGTAGATGGATTATTAGTAATAACTCCTTATTATAATAAAACAAATCAAAGAGGATTAAAACTTCATTTTGAAACAATAGCAGCTAGCACTAAGTTACCAATAATATTATATAACGTTCCAGGAAGAACTGGGGTTAACATAAAACCTAGTGTCATAGCAGAACTTGCTGAAATTAAAAATATAGTAGCTGTTAAAGAAGCTAGTGGTGATTTAGCTCAAGTAGCAGAAATAGCTAGATTAGTTCCAGAAGGATTTGCAATATACTCAGGAAATGATGATTCAATATTACCTCTATTATCTCTTGGTGGAGTAGGAGTTATATCAGTAGTTGCTAATATATGTCCTAAAGAAACTCATGATTTAGTAGAAAAATTCTTAAATGGTGATGTTGAAGGTTCAAGAAAATTACAATTGGGTATGAAATCATTAATAGATAAACTATTTATCGAAGTAAATCCAATACCTGTAAAAACTGCTATGAATTTATTAGGTTTTGAGGTTGGAGATTTAAGACTTCCTTTAGCTCCAATGGAAGAAAGTAATTTAAAAACATTAAGAGACGAACTTGTAAACTATGGGTTTGAGTTATAG
- a CDS encoding AbgT family transporter yields the protein MELNVTSKKEKQSRLQSCMGVIERVGNKLPSPALLFVYISVAVLILSAILGTFNVVAETELGKFPINNLLGQKPIEVLKVTAAGTAVSETYSNGLSYIIGSVIQNFMGMTALGAILIIMLSIGVMEQSGYLSIGIQSIVKATPAKLVTPVVIFLGVMSNVASDAGYVVLIPLAALVYYTIGRNPMVGLAAGFAGVSGGFSANLLIGSFDALLIPFTQAAAETGDALVGTSFAPMLKSTSNMFFLMASTFIIVAIGTFIIDKIVEPGMEKYDKSEADVVEKSGDLTDQEKKAFKAANFSLLGVIAFIVLTVLPFDKNNVIPIVGDLSTSVSLTSISPEGTMALKGVNSFLDSIFFSGDMIMMLMFIVFLVPGLVYGFKSGTFKTKDDVIGAMVTSMKSMASIIVILFFVAQFLNFFNDSHLGILIASLGAKLVAQIPTDNTFMAMMLMIAFIWFTAIVNLFIAGGTSKYGLLAPIFIPILMSAGFSPAGVQLMYRIGDSSTNIISPLMSYMGVIVIFGQKYKKNFGIGNLMGMMLPISIGFLLAWTVFAVAWALLGAPIGPGEFFFINQY from the coding sequence ATGGAATTAAATGTAACAAGTAAAAAAGAAAAACAGTCGAGGCTCCAGTCGTGTATGGGTGTTATCGAAAGAGTTGGGAATAAGTTACCAAGTCCAGCGTTATTATTTGTTTATATATCTGTAGCTGTACTTATACTATCAGCAATACTAGGAACTTTTAATGTAGTTGCTGAAACGGAACTTGGTAAATTCCCTATAAATAATCTATTAGGGCAAAAGCCTATAGAAGTTTTAAAAGTAACGGCAGCTGGAACTGCAGTTTCAGAGACTTACTCAAATGGATTATCATATATTATAGGTTCAGTTATCCAAAACTTTATGGGGATGACAGCTCTAGGAGCAATACTTATTATAATGTTATCAATAGGGGTAATGGAACAAAGTGGATATTTATCGATAGGAATACAAAGTATAGTTAAAGCTACACCAGCTAAACTTGTAACACCAGTTGTAATATTTTTAGGGGTTATGTCAAATGTAGCATCTGATGCAGGATATGTTGTGTTAATACCACTTGCAGCATTAGTATACTATACAATAGGAAGAAATCCTATGGTCGGATTAGCAGCAGGATTTGCAGGGGTTTCAGGAGGATTTAGTGCAAACTTACTTATAGGTTCATTTGATGCATTATTAATACCGTTTACTCAAGCAGCAGCGGAAACAGGTGATGCTTTAGTTGGGACAAGTTTTGCACCAATGTTAAAGTCTACATCTAATATGTTCTTCTTAATGGCATCAACATTTATAATCGTAGCAATAGGTACTTTTATAATAGATAAAATAGTTGAGCCAGGAATGGAAAAATATGATAAGAGTGAAGCTGATGTTGTTGAAAAATCAGGAGATTTAACTGATCAAGAAAAGAAAGCATTTAAAGCAGCTAATTTTAGTTTATTAGGAGTAATAGCATTTATAGTATTAACAGTTTTACCATTTGATAAAAATAATGTAATACCGATAGTTGGAGATTTATCTACTTCAGTTTCTTTAACATCAATAAGCCCTGAAGGAACTATGGCACTAAAGGGAGTAAATAGCTTCTTAGATTCTATATTCTTTAGTGGAGATATGATAATGATGTTAATGTTTATCGTATTCTTAGTACCTGGTTTAGTTTATGGATTCAAATCAGGAACATTTAAAACTAAAGATGATGTTATAGGTGCAATGGTTACATCTATGAAGAGTATGGCTTCTATAATAGTTATATTATTCTTTGTTGCACAATTCTTAAACTTCTTTAATGATTCGCATTTAGGTATATTAATAGCTTCATTAGGTGCAAAACTAGTAGCTCAAATACCAACAGACAATACTTTTATGGCTATGATGTTAATGATTGCATTTATATGGTTTACTGCAATAGTTAACTTATTTATAGCAGGAGGTACATCGAAGTATGGATTGCTAGCTCCAATATTTATACCAATACTTATGAGTGCTGGATTCTCACCTGCTGGAGTACAGTTAATGTATAGAATAGGGGACTCATCTACTAATATAATATCTCCACTTATGAGTTATATGGGAGTTATAGTTATATTCGGACAAAAGTATAAGAAAAACTTTGGTATAGGAAACTTAATGGGAATGATGCTACCGATATCAATAGGATTTTTATTAGCATGGACAGTATTTGCAGTAGCATGGGCATTATTAGGAGCTCCTATAGGACCAGGAGAATTCTTCTTTATAAATCAATACTAA
- the dapD gene encoding 2,3,4,5-tetrahydropyridine-2,6-dicarboxylate N-acetyltransferase, translating into MINLNDAYEIARYIKTVEKKTPVKVYVNGELDAKSTEDYKVFGSNGSYTIIGNYDSIKSVLDAQKDKLVDIHMEYDRRNSAIPMYNYLHEHARIEPGAHIRDMVTIGKNAVVMMGAVINIGAVVGEGSMVDMNAVIGARGTLGKNVHLGAGAVVAGVLEPPSADPVIIEDDAMIGANAVILEGVRIGEGAVVAAGSVVTQNVPAGAVVAGSPAKVIKMKDEKTADKTKLMDDLRNLD; encoded by the coding sequence ATGATAAACTTAAATGACGCATATGAAATAGCAAGGTATATAAAAACAGTAGAAAAAAAGACACCAGTGAAGGTTTATGTTAATGGAGAATTAGATGCTAAGTCAACTGAAGACTACAAAGTATTCGGAAGCAACGGATCATACACTATAATAGGAAACTATGATTCTATAAAATCAGTTTTAGATGCTCAAAAGGATAAATTAGTTGACATACACATGGAATATGACAGAAGAAACTCTGCTATACCAATGTATAACTACTTACATGAACATGCAAGAATAGAGCCAGGTGCTCATATAAGAGACATGGTTACTATAGGTAAAAATGCAGTAGTAATGATGGGTGCAGTTATAAACATAGGAGCTGTAGTTGGAGAAGGTTCTATGGTAGATATGAATGCAGTAATAGGAGCTAGAGGTACACTTGGTAAAAACGTACACCTTGGAGCTGGAGCAGTAGTAGCAGGTGTTTTAGAACCACCTTCAGCAGATCCTGTTATAATAGAAGATGATGCAATGATCGGTGCAAACGCAGTTATACTTGAAGGAGTAAGAATAGGAGAAGGTGCAGTAGTAGCTGCTGGATCTGTAGTTACACAAAATGTTCCTGCCGGAGCGGTAGTAGCTGGTTCTCCTGCTAAAGTAATAAAAATGAAAGATGAGAAAACTGCTGATAAAACAAAATTAATGGATGATTTAAGAAATCTAGATTAA
- the dapB gene encoding 4-hydroxy-tetrahydrodipicolinate reductase — protein sequence MIKVIVNGALGKMGKVLTRCVNEDKDLELVCGCSMPTGETTDYKLYTKMSEIQESADVIIDFSHFSALDDVLDYALKTKTPLVIATTGFTKEQLEKIKEASKIIPIFHSSNMSLGVNVMLKLVKEAAKALQGFDIEIIEKHHNKKVDAPSGTAIMVANAMKEVLPDSIYNYGRHGRDAKRNENEIGIHAIRGGTIVGEHEAIFAGLDEEVMISHRAQSKDIFANGAITAAKYLANKEAGYYNMDDMLK from the coding sequence ATGATAAAAGTTATAGTAAATGGCGCTCTTGGTAAGATGGGAAAAGTGCTTACTAGATGCGTTAATGAAGATAAAGATTTAGAGTTAGTTTGTGGATGCTCAATGCCAACAGGTGAGACAACTGATTATAAACTATACACTAAAATGAGTGAAATACAAGAAAGTGCTGATGTTATAATAGATTTTTCACATTTCTCTGCACTTGATGATGTTTTAGATTATGCACTTAAAACAAAAACACCTTTAGTAATTGCTACAACAGGATTTACTAAAGAACAATTAGAAAAAATAAAAGAAGCTTCAAAGATAATACCAATATTCCATTCTTCTAATATGTCTTTAGGAGTAAATGTAATGTTAAAGCTTGTAAAAGAAGCTGCAAAAGCATTACAAGGATTTGATATAGAAATAATAGAAAAGCATCATAATAAGAAAGTAGATGCTCCAAGTGGAACTGCTATAATGGTAGCAAATGCTATGAAAGAAGTTTTACCTGATTCTATATATAACTATGGAAGACATGGTAGAGATGCCAAAAGAAATGAAAATGAAATTGGTATACATGCTATAAGAGGTGGAACAATAGTTGGAGAACACGAAGCTATATTTGCAGGATTAGATGAAGAGGTTATGATATCTCATAGAGCTCAATCTAAAGATATATTTGCAAATGGAGCAATAACAGCAGCTAAATATTTAGCAAATAAAGAAGCTGGATATTATAATATGGATGACATGTTAAAGTAA
- a CDS encoding aspartate-semialdehyde dehydrogenase: MKKVNVAIVGATGMVGRTFLKVLEERNFPIDNLYLFSSARSAGSKVEFAGKEYTVEELNENSFDRDIQIALFSAGGSISEKYAPIAASKGVIVVDNSSAWRMDENVPLVVPEVNPEAVKEHKGIIANPNCSTIQAMVPLKPLHDKYKIKRIVYSTYQAVSGSGVKGTKDLEDGINGVENQFYPHPIAYNCLPHIDVFMENGYTKEEMKMINETMKILNDYNLKITATTVRVPVVNGHSESVNVEFENDFEIDELKNVLANFEGLELVDDIANNVYPTAFELSGRDEVFVGRIRRDFSVDSGINMWVVADNIRKGAATNTVQIAELLLKYDLV, encoded by the coding sequence ATGAAAAAAGTAAACGTTGCTATAGTTGGAGCGACAGGTATGGTAGGAAGAACATTCTTAAAAGTATTAGAAGAAAGAAACTTTCCAATAGATAACTTATACCTATTTTCTTCAGCTAGATCAGCAGGATCTAAAGTAGAATTTGCAGGAAAAGAATATACAGTAGAAGAACTAAATGAAAATTCATTTGATAGAGATATACAAATAGCACTTTTCTCAGCAGGAGGAAGTATAAGTGAAAAATATGCACCGATAGCAGCATCAAAAGGTGTAATAGTTGTAGATAACTCAAGTGCATGGAGAATGGATGAAAATGTTCCTTTAGTAGTACCTGAGGTTAACCCAGAAGCTGTTAAAGAACATAAAGGAATAATTGCAAATCCAAATTGTTCTACTATCCAAGCAATGGTTCCATTAAAACCTCTTCATGATAAATATAAAATAAAAAGAATAGTATACTCAACATATCAAGCTGTTTCAGGATCAGGCGTAAAGGGTACTAAAGATTTAGAAGATGGAATAAATGGTGTTGAAAACCAATTTTATCCACATCCTATAGCTTATAACTGTTTACCTCATATAGATGTATTTATGGAAAATGGATACACAAAAGAAGAAATGAAAATGATTAATGAAACTATGAAGATTTTAAATGACTATAATTTAAAAATTACTGCAACTACAGTAAGAGTTCCAGTAGTAAACGGACATAGTGAGTCAGTTAACGTTGAGTTTGAAAATGATTTTGAAATAGATGAATTAAAGAATGTATTAGCTAATTTTGAAGGATTAGAGTTAGTTGATGATATAGCTAACAACGTATATCCAACTGCATTTGAATTAAGTGGAAGAGATGAAGTATTTGTAGGAAGAATAAGAAGAGACTTCAGTGTAGACAGTGGAATAAATATGTGGGTAGTAGCTGACAATATAAGAAAAGGTGCGGCAACTAATACTGTTCAAATAGCTGAACTTCTTTTAAAATATGATTTAGTATAA
- a CDS encoding LCP family protein: MKLNKKIIFILLIVIILPISALYLLIKDSNKKQKIDMEKTQSEKIEHQKVINIALFGLDRRSKEEKARADSIMVASVDLENKTVNLVSILRDTLVDIEGHGKEKLNHSYAYGGAKLALDTLNSNFDLNLKNYVSVDFFSLAKLIDLVGGVDIDLKDYEANQINKNLDEINNIEKLPYGTDYIEGMENKNLNGRQAVAYSRIRKEGNGDYERTQRQRTVLKSIINKYENLDSSKKFEVNMEMMSQVSTNIPVNDIKYIQEKMQNEKNYKINQYMIPVEGSFETKTINGMWVIDANMKENINQLHKYIK, from the coding sequence GTGAAACTTAATAAAAAAATTATTTTTATTTTATTAATAGTTATTATTTTGCCTATATCTGCATTGTACTTATTAATAAAAGATAGTAATAAAAAACAAAAAATTGATATGGAAAAAACACAAAGTGAAAAAATTGAACATCAAAAAGTTATTAATATAGCTTTATTTGGATTAGATAGAAGAAGTAAGGAAGAAAAAGCTAGAGCAGATTCTATAATGGTTGCTAGTGTGGATTTGGAAAATAAAACTGTTAACTTAGTATCTATACTTAGAGATACATTAGTAGATATCGAAGGGCATGGAAAGGAAAAACTAAATCATTCATATGCATATGGAGGAGCTAAGTTAGCGCTTGATACTTTAAACTCAAATTTTGATTTGAATTTAAAGAACTATGTAAGTGTAGATTTTTTTAGTTTAGCTAAATTAATTGATTTAGTTGGGGGCGTAGATATAGACCTTAAAGATTATGAAGCAAATCAAATAAATAAAAACTTAGATGAAATTAATAATATAGAAAAATTACCTTATGGAACTGATTACATTGAGGGAATGGAGAATAAAAATTTAAATGGAAGACAAGCTGTTGCATATAGCAGAATAAGAAAAGAAGGTAATGGAGATTACGAAAGAACTCAAAGACAAAGAACAGTTTTAAAATCTATAATAAATAAATATGAAAATTTAGATTCTAGCAAAAAGTTTGAAGTTAATATGGAAATGATGTCTCAAGTTAGTACGAATATACCAGTCAATGATATAAAATATATACAAGAAAAAATGCAAAATGAAAAAAATTATAAAATAAATCAGTATATGATTCCAGTTGAAGGTAGTTTTGAAACAAAAACAATCAATGGAATGTGGGTTATTGATGCTAACATGAAAGAAAATATAAATCAATTACATAAATATATAAAATAA
- a CDS encoding FAD-dependent oxidoreductase — MKESYWILSSKGECYEKLKEDLEVDTLIVGGGIVGVTTAYLLSKKGIETAIVDANKIGYGSSGRNTGKVTSQHGIVYSKIRNKYGLDSAKLYHEGNESAIDLIEEIVKSNNIDCNFERLSSFIYSDNENYIEELEEEYQTCKKLGIDCKYHKSLDIPFDVKGAIEFYNQAQFNPKKYLDELTKECLKLGVKVYEETPIVDHEKENIYNLKTKDGKTIKALNVILASHVPWYDGLNLYFAKEKGERSYLLAGEYERDIPKGMYLSVEDSGFTFKPYCGDGQNLIILGGGDHKVGQCKNEGEIYEDLIHELGEKFKVKQFKCKWSAQDYISFDNIPYIGYVNKKEDNFYVATGFCKWGMTNGTLASMIIRDLICYRESKFEDIFNPSRKGSVFTTEFITQNVNVAWEYISGKLKIGDNNLILEKGESKVVNVDGKRCGAYKDYDGKLYIVDITCTHLGCELTFNSAEKTWDCPCHASRFDYKGNVIEGPALRNLNRYDEEKNDIDPKIL, encoded by the coding sequence ATGAAAGAATCATATTGGATATTAAGTTCTAAAGGTGAATGCTATGAAAAGCTAAAAGAAGATTTAGAGGTGGATACTCTTATAGTTGGAGGTGGAATAGTAGGTGTAACAACTGCTTACTTATTATCAAAAAAGGGAATAGAAACTGCAATTGTTGATGCTAATAAAATAGGATATGGAAGTTCAGGAAGAAACACAGGAAAAGTAACCTCACAGCATGGTATTGTATATTCAAAAATAAGAAATAAGTATGGATTAGATAGTGCTAAACTATATCATGAAGGAAATGAAAGTGCTATAGATTTAATAGAAGAAATTGTAAAGAGTAATAATATTGATTGTAATTTTGAAAGATTGTCTTCTTTTATATACTCGGATAATGAAAACTACATAGAAGAGCTTGAGGAAGAATATCAAACTTGTAAAAAATTAGGAATTGATTGTAAATATCATAAGAGTTTAGATATACCATTTGATGTAAAAGGAGCAATAGAATTTTATAATCAAGCTCAGTTTAATCCTAAAAAATACTTAGATGAATTAACTAAGGAATGTTTAAAATTAGGAGTTAAAGTGTATGAAGAAACGCCTATAGTAGATCATGAAAAAGAAAATATATACAATTTGAAGACTAAAGATGGAAAAACAATAAAAGCATTAAATGTTATATTAGCTTCTCATGTTCCTTGGTATGATGGATTAAACCTTTATTTTGCTAAAGAAAAAGGTGAAAGATCATATTTATTAGCTGGAGAATATGAAAGAGATATTCCAAAAGGAATGTATTTAAGTGTTGAAGACAGTGGATTTACATTTAAACCTTATTGTGGAGATGGCCAAAATCTAATCATTTTAGGTGGAGGAGATCATAAAGTTGGACAATGTAAAAATGAAGGTGAAATATATGAAGATTTAATACATGAATTAGGAGAAAAATTTAAAGTTAAGCAATTTAAATGTAAGTGGTCAGCACAAGATTATATAAGCTTTGATAATATACCATATATAGGGTATGTAAATAAAAAAGAAGATAATTTTTATGTTGCAACAGGTTTTTGCAAATGGGGAATGACAAACGGTACATTAGCATCTATGATAATTAGAGATTTAATATGTTATAGAGAGTCAAAGTTTGAAGACATATTTAATCCATCTAGGAAAGGTAGCGTATTTACAACTGAATTTATAACTCAAAATGTTAATGTGGCTTGGGAGTATATAAGTGGAAAGTTAAAAATAGGGGATAATAATTTAATATTAGAAAAAGGCGAAAGTAAAGTAGTTAATGTAGATGGTAAAAGATGTGGTGCATACAAAGACTATGATGGAAAGCTATATATAGTAGATATTACTTGTACACATTTAGGATGCGAACTAACTTTTAACTCCGCAGAAAAAACATGGGATTGTCCATGTCATGCATCTAGGTTTGACTATAAAGGAAATGTAATAGAGGGACCTGCTTTAAGAAATTTAAATAGATATGATGAAGAAAAAAATGATATAGACCCTAAAATACTGTAA
- a CDS encoding gamma-glutamyl-gamma-aminobutyrate hydrolase family protein yields MKPLIGILANLATIDSGAFTGIERVHLPNSYIHAVEKAGGVPVVIPVNGDKENIKIQIEAMDGILISGGDDVNPTLYKEEPVRELGYIYPDIDEFDIEAINVALEKDKPILGICRGLQILNVALGGSLYQDLKYIRSSHIKHNQQTKPYLGTHYIDIKEESILKEIINEKVLVNSYHHQSVKTLGNNLKVIAYSNDGVIEAVQKIGKKFVLGIQWHPELMVDHSEHMLNIFKRFIKECKEN; encoded by the coding sequence ATGAAACCTTTAATAGGTATATTGGCAAATTTAGCTACTATAGATAGCGGAGCGTTTACTGGAATAGAGAGAGTTCACTTGCCAAATTCGTATATACATGCAGTTGAAAAAGCTGGTGGGGTTCCAGTTGTAATTCCTGTAAATGGAGACAAAGAAAATATAAAAATACAAATTGAAGCTATGGATGGAATTCTAATTTCAGGTGGAGATGATGTAAATCCTACATTATACAAAGAGGAACCAGTTAGAGAGTTAGGTTATATTTACCCAGATATAGATGAATTTGATATAGAGGCTATAAATGTAGCATTAGAAAAAGATAAGCCTATACTTGGAATTTGTAGAGGGTTACAAATACTAAATGTAGCATTAGGAGGAAGCTTATATCAAGATTTAAAATATATAAGAAGTAGTCATATAAAACATAATCAACAAACAAAGCCATATTTAGGAACTCACTATATAGATATAAAAGAAGAATCTATATTAAAAGAGATTATTAATGAAAAAGTTTTAGTAAATAGCTATCATCATCAAAGTGTAAAAACATTAGGAAATAACTTAAAGGTAATAGCATATTCAAATGATGGTGTAATAGAAGCTGTTCAAAAAATAGGTAAAAAATTTGTTCTTGGGATTCAATGGCATCCAGAATTAATGGTGGACCATAGTGAGCATATGTTAAATATATTTAAAAGATTTATAAAAGAGTGTAAAGAAAATTAA
- a CDS encoding HAD-IC family P-type ATPase, whose protein sequence is MSIEFNQEGLSTKEVIDRIERGERNVPIKPLTRSYNKIFKDNICTLFNLINIIIATLIIYTGSYKNLLFLGVLISNVSIGIFQEVRAKKSIDKLSLLNQSKITVIRDNQKSKINQHDLVKDDLMVINRGSQICADGVVVKTDGIEVDESQLTGESDPILKTVDSKVMSGSYVISGMAYVKVVNVGEESYSSKIAMEAKKEKDINSQLIKTLKQIIKGLAFFIVPIGIALFLSKSTSGINTNEVILGVSAAMIGMIPEGLILITSIALAVEVINLSKKKVLVKTMGSIENLARVDLLCLDKTGTITDGNIKLVDIITCEDFEIDKLKEGISTLVENLEENATSKALKVELPSPKSWKTINRVQFSSARKWSGVTFENEGSYIMGAPEFVFEKISPSIQSIIDEATNKGERVLVFAHSNDPIVDNEFPKGRKLIGISIMEDTIRPEAANTLNYFKKQGVAIKIISGDNPKTVSQIAKRAGVDNSDKYIDMSSISDNDDLKNYTSKYEIFGRVSPEQKKELVKIFKDEGHTVGMTGDGVNDILALKESDCSIVMAEGSDAAKGVSDFVLLDSNFDSMIGVVMGGRRVVNNIQQVASQYLMKTVYSIILAIIFIFMKGSYPFHPIQLMPITSLGVGIPSFFLAFRPNYSQIKENLLLNISIPALTSGICAVFYIMIISVVGNMLNFNESVISTLCVLLTGSVCFTSLWHISKPIDKKIGFMIITLVTLFVLTIVLFRNIFSFVNIINLKMMILYIPLILSVIPIYKFIRKVVTYIVMKYVKYKHELKQNKKS, encoded by the coding sequence ATGAGTATAGAGTTTAATCAAGAGGGATTATCGACTAAAGAAGTCATAGATAGAATTGAACGTGGGGAAAGAAATGTTCCAATAAAGCCATTAACTAGAAGTTATAATAAAATATTTAAAGATAATATATGTACATTATTTAATCTTATAAATATTATAATTGCTACTTTAATCATATATACTGGAAGTTATAAAAATCTATTGTTCTTAGGCGTTTTAATCTCGAATGTATCTATTGGTATATTCCAAGAAGTAAGAGCTAAAAAAAGCATAGATAAGCTATCTTTATTAAATCAATCAAAAATAACAGTTATAAGGGATAATCAAAAGAGTAAAATTAATCAACATGATTTAGTAAAAGATGATTTGATGGTAATAAATAGAGGTTCTCAAATTTGTGCAGATGGAGTAGTTGTTAAGACTGATGGGATAGAGGTAGATGAATCTCAACTAACTGGAGAATCTGATCCAATTTTAAAGACAGTAGATTCTAAAGTTATGTCAGGAAGCTATGTTATAAGTGGGATGGCATATGTAAAAGTTGTAAATGTTGGAGAAGAAAGCTATTCGTCTAAAATTGCAATGGAAGCAAAGAAAGAAAAAGATATAAATAGTCAATTAATAAAAACTCTTAAACAAATTATAAAAGGACTTGCTTTTTTTATAGTGCCAATTGGAATAGCACTATTTTTATCAAAGTCAACTTCGGGTATAAATACAAATGAGGTTATATTAGGTGTTTCAGCAGCTATGATTGGAATGATACCAGAAGGTTTAATATTAATAACTTCTATTGCATTAGCAGTTGAGGTTATTAATCTAAGCAAGAAAAAAGTTCTTGTAAAAACTATGGGGTCTATTGAAAACTTAGCTCGTGTAGATTTATTATGTTTAGACAAAACAGGTACTATAACTGATGGAAATATAAAGTTAGTAGACATAATCACATGTGAAGATTTTGAAATAGACAAGTTGAAAGAAGGAATTTCAACTTTAGTAGAAAATTTAGAAGAAAACGCAACAAGTAAAGCCTTAAAGGTAGAACTTCCAAGTCCGAAATCTTGGAAAACTATTAATAGGGTGCAATTTTCATCAGCTAGAAAGTGGAGTGGAGTTACTTTTGAAAATGAAGGTAGTTATATAATGGGAGCTCCTGAATTTGTTTTTGAAAAAATATCACCAAGTATTCAAAGCATAATAGATGAAGCTACTAATAAAGGGGAGAGAGTTTTAGTTTTTGCACATTCAAATGACCCTATAGTTGATAATGAGTTTCCAAAAGGTAGAAAATTAATAGGTATTTCTATTATGGAAGATACAATAAGACCAGAGGCTGCAAATACATTGAATTATTTTAAAAAACAAGGAGTAGCAATCAAAATTATATCAGGAGATAATCCAAAAACTGTTTCACAAATTGCAAAACGAGCTGGTGTTGATAATTCTGATAAATACATAGATATGAGTAGTATTTCAGATAATGATGACTTAAAAAACTATACAAGTAAATATGAGATTTTTGGGAGAGTTAGCCCCGAACAGAAAAAGGAGCTTGTAAAAATATTTAAAGATGAAGGACATACTGTTGGAATGACAGGTGATGGAGTGAATGATATTTTAGCTCTTAAAGAGTCTGATTGTAGTATAGTGATGGCAGAAGGTAGTGATGCAGCAAAGGGAGTTTCTGATTTTGTACTTTTAGATTCTAATTTTGATTCCATGATAGGGGTTGTCATGGGAGGGCGAAGAGTAGTAAATAATATACAGCAAGTAGCATCTCAGTATTTAATGAAAACCGTATATTCAATTATATTAGCTATAATTTTTATATTTATGAAGGGATCTTACCCATTTCATCCTATACAGTTGATGCCAATAACTTCACTTGGAGTTGGAATTCCATCGTTTTTTTTAGCATTTAGACCAAACTATTCACAAATAAAAGAAAATCTATTATTAAATATTTCAATACCAGCATTAACATCTGGAATTTGTGCAGTTTTTTATATAATGATAATTTCAGTAGTTGGGAATATGTTAAACTTTAATGAATCAGTTATATCAACTTTATGTGTATTACTAACAGGATCAGTTTGCTTCACATCCTTATGGCATATATCTAAACCAATTGATAAAAAAATAGGATTTATGATAATTACATTAGTTACTCTATTTGTTTTAACTATTGTACTTTTTAGGAATATATTCTCGTTTGTAAATATTATTAATTTAAAAATGATGATACTATATATACCTTTAATTTTGTCAGTTATACCTATATACAAGTTTATTAGAAAAGTGGTAACTTACATTGTGATGAAATACGTTAAATACAAACATGAACTGAAGCAAAACAAAAAAAGCTGA